A DNA window from Fusarium fujikuroi IMI 58289 draft genome, chromosome FFUJ_chr11 contains the following coding sequences:
- a CDS encoding related to ABC transporter, translating into MSVNSSTTEDGSITATEQPPPALIDKPPLEKTNTTTQWHLAPELQAMRDADEEIGQKPRKLGVTWQNLTVKGIGSDAAFNENVVSQFYPFHQSAKDAPMKTIIDGSYGCVKPGEMLLVLGRPGSGCTTLLSVLANNRRGYEEVSGDVHYGNMSADEAKAYQGQIIMNTEDEIFFPSLTVEATVDFAARMKVPFHLPPGIKTREEYAQFYKDFLLRSVNISHTAHTKVGDAFIRGVSGGERKRVSIVECLTTRASVFCWDNSTRGLDASTALEWVRAIRAMTDILGLTTIVTLYQAGNGIYEHFDKVLVLDEGKQIFYGPQKDAVPFMEDLGFVRDSGSNRGDFLTGVTVPTERRVAEGYENTFPRDADGVRAAYDRSAIKARMVEECQAYPISTEAAENTAIFKEMVTREKQRYVPASSPVTANLAMQIQAAVTRQYQIMWGDKSTLFMKQGATLIQAFLGGSLFYNAPANNTGLFLKGGALFFSILYNSLLALGEVTDSFTGRPILAKHRSFALYDPAAFCIAQVVADLPILAFQVTQFGLVLYFLVGLKTTAGAFFTYLVTNYVTALSMTAFFRFVGAAFPTFDAATKVSGLSVVALFVYMGYMIIKPEMHPWLSWIFWINPMAYGFEALLGNEFHDQEIPCVGPYLIPNGPGYVGGNGGQACSGVGGAEPGATFVTGDAYLANMSFSHSHIWRNFGINCAWWVFYVGLTIFFTSRWKQVGEGNRTLLIPREQQHKSKHLLPSKDSEAPTEKTRGDNGAGASDGEVDTNLMRNKSIFTWKNLTYTVKTSDGDRVLLDNVQGYVKPGMLGALMGSSGAGKTTLLDVLAQRKTEGSIHGSVLVDGRPIPVSFQRSAGYVEQLDIHEPLATVREALEFSALLRQSRDIPTEEKLRYVDTIVDLLELNDLEHTLVGRPGNGLSIEQRKRLTIAVELVAKPSILIFLDEPTSGLDGQAAYNTVRFLRKLSAAGQAILVTIHQPSAQLFAQFDTLLLLTKGGKTVYFGDIGDNAATVKRYFGRYGAPCPPEANPAEHMIDVVSGEDGPYKDTDWNQVWLQSPEHDQLSKDLDQMIEVAASQPSSTNDDGNEFAVSMWTQVKLVTHRMNVSLFRNTEYVGNKFAMHISLALLNGFTFWQLGDSLTDLQQNLFTVFNFIFIAPGIIAQLQPLFIDRRDIYEAREKKSKMYHWAPFVTGLIVSEVPYLLICAVLYYVCWYFTAGLPTGAGHAGSVFFVVVMYEGLYTGIGQMIAAYTPNAVFASLVNPLVITTLVSFCGVMIPYSQIVEFWRYWMYYIDPFNYLMSSLLMFTTWDKPVHCKPHELAVFDPPSNTTCGDYLSDYQNGMGKTTNLLNPDAFADCQVCQYTSGADYLRTLNLKEEYYGWRNAGIVVVFVIGFYGLVYVMMKLRTKATKKAES; encoded by the exons ATGAGTGTTAATTCCTCCACCACCGAAGACGGCTCCATCACAGCCACCGAACAACCTCCCCCAGCCCTAATCGACAAACCTCCCCTCGAAAAGACCAACACTACGACACAATGGCATCTCGCCCCCGAACTCCAAGCCATGCGTGACGCCGACGAAGAAATCGGCCAAAAGCCCCGCAAACTCGGCGTCACCTGGCAGAACCTCACCGTCAAAGGCATAGGCAGCGATGCCGCGTTCAATGAAAACGTCGTCTCGCAGTTCTACCCTTTTCACCAGAGTGCCAAAGATGCTCCTATGAAGACTATCATTGATGGCTCGTATGGTTGCGTCAAGCCCGGTGAGATGTTACTTGTTCTTGGACGCCCTGGGAGTGGATGTACTACCCTCCTAAGTGTCCTAGCAAATAATCGTCGGGGTTACGAAGAAGTTTCTGGCGATGTTCATTACGGCAACATGTCTGCCGACGAAGCAAAAGCCTACCAGGGACAAATCATAATGAACACTGAAGACGAAATCTTCTTCCCTAGCCTGACAGTCGAAGCAACCGTCGACTTCGCCGCGCGCATGAAAGTCCCCTTCCATTTACCCCCCGGCATAAAGACCCGCGAAGAATACGCCCAGTTCTACAAAGACTTCCTCCTCCGCTCCGTCAACATATCCCACACAGCACATACAAAAGTCGGCGATGCTTTCATTCGCGGTGTATCCGGCGGCGAACGCAAACGCGTGTCTATCGTGGAGTGTCTTACCACGCGGGCTAGTGTGTTCTGCTGGGATAACTCTACGCGCGGTCTTGATGCGAGCACGGCGCTAGAGTGGGTGCGTGCTATACGTGCTATGACGGATATTCTGGGGTTGACTACCATTGTCACTCTGTATCAGGCTGGTAATGGGATCTACGAGCACTTTGAcaaggttcttgttcttgatgagggGAAGCAGATCTTTTACGGCCCGCAGAAAGATGCTGTTCCGTTCATGGAAGACTTGGGCTTTGTGAGGGACTCGGGATCGAACCGGGGAGACTTTCTGACAGGTGTTACTGTTCCGACTGAGAGGCGTGTTGCGGAGGGGTATGAGAATACCTTCCCCCGTGATGCAGATGGTGTACGCGCTGCGTACGACAGATCAGCCATCAAAGCTCGTATGGTCGAGGAGTGCCAAGCATACCCCATCAGCACCGAAGCAGCCGAGAACACCGCAATCTTCAAAGAAATGGTCACCCGCGAGAAGCAGCGCTATGTCCCCGCCTCCTCTCCCGTCACCGCGAACCTCGCCATGCAGATCCAAGCCGCTGTTACGAGGCAGTATCAGATCATGTGGGGTGACAAGTCAACGCTCTTCATGAAGCAGGGTGCGACTCTCATCCAGGCCTTTCTGGGTGGGTCGCTATTTTACAATGCTCCAGCCAACAACACTGGTCTTTTTCTCAAGGGCGGTGCATTGTTCTTCTCGATTCTGTATAATTCGCTTTTGGCGCTGGGAGAAGTGACGGATTCTTTTACTGGACGACCCATCCTTGCCAAACATCGGTCCTTTGCCCTTTACGACCCTGCAGCTTTCTGTATCGCGCAGGTTGTGGCTGATCTACCCATCCTGGCGTTCCAGGTCACTCAATTCGGTCTCGTGCTTTACTTCCTCGTCGGTCTCAAGACTACCGCCGGTGCCTTCTTCACGTATCTCGTCACCAACTACGTTACCGCCTTATCGATGACGGCCTTCTTCCGCTTCGTGGGTGCCGCATTCCCAACCTTCGACGCTGCCACCAAAGTCTCTGGACTTTCTGTAGTTGCGTTGTTTGTCTACATGGGATACATGATCATCAAGCCCGAAATGCATCCCTGGCTATCGTGGATCTTCTGGATCAATCCCATGGCCTACGGCTTTGAGGCTCTTCTTGGGAATGAGTTCCACGATCAAGAGATTCCCTGTGTTGGTCCCTACCTCATCCCCAACGGTCCTGGATATGTTGGAGGTAATGGAGGACAAGCGTGTTCTGGTGTTGGGGGTGCGGAACCCGGCGCTACATTCGTCACAGGCGATGCTTACCTCGCCAACATGTCCTTCAGTCACAGCCATATCTGGCGCAACTTTGGCATCAACTGCGCGTGGTGGGTTTTCTACGTCGGtctcaccatcttcttcacgTCGCGATGGAAGCAAGTTGGAGAAGGGAATCGAACTCTCCTCATCCCTCGGGAACAACAGCACAAGTCGAAGCATCTTCTCCCCTCCAAGGACAGCGAAGCACCAACGGAAAAGACCCGTGGCGATAAcggagctggagcttctgATGGCGAAGTCGACACGAATCTCATGCGTAACAAGAGTATCTTTACCTGGAAGAACTTGACATATACCGTCAAAACCTCAGACGGCGACCGTGTACTTCTGGATAACGTCCAAGGCTACGTCAAACCCGGTATGCTCGGTGCATTGATGGGCTCTTCAGGCGCCGGTAAAACAACCCTCCTCGACGTCCTCGCCCAGCGCAAAACCGAAGGATCAATCCACGGATCAGTGCTCGTCGATGGTCGACCTATTCCCGTGTCTTTTCAACGATCAGCTGGCTATGTCGAGCAACTCGATATCCACGAGCCGTTGGCAACGGTTCGCGAAGCCCTCGAATTCTCTGCCCTGCTACGCCAGTCTCGCGATATACCCACCGAAGAGAAGTTGCGTTACGTCGATACCATCGttgatctccttgagctgaaCGACCTCGAACACACACTCGTCGGTCGTCCTGGAAACGGGTTGTCAATCGAACAGCGAAAACGCCTCACCATCGCTGTTGAGCTGGTCGCAAAGCCTAGTATTCTCATCTTTCTCGACGAACCGACATCTGGACTCGATGGGCAGGCTGCTTACAACACGGTGCGCTTCCTTCGAAAGCTCTCGGCTGCTGGACAGGCTATCCTGGTGACGATCCATCAGCCATCTGCACAGTTGTTTGCGCAGTTCGACACGCTGTTGCTGCTTACCAAAGGTGGGAAGACTGTATATTTCGGCGATATTGGAGATAACGCTGCTACCGTCAAGCGGTATTTCGGCCGTTATGGCGCTCCATGTCCACCTGAGGCTAACCCCGCCGAACACATGATCGACGTTGTGTCCGGTGAAGATGGACCGTACAAAGACACGGACTGGAACCAGGTTTGGCTGCAGTCGCCGGAACATGACCAGCTCAGCAAGGACCTGGACCAAATGATTGAAGTAGCAGCATCCCAACCATCAAGCACCAACGACGACGGGAACGAATTCGCAGTCTCGATGTGGACGCAAGTCAAGCTCGTAACACACCGAATGAACGTATCACTCTTCCGAAACACAGAGTACGTCGGTAACAAATTCGCTATGCATATCAGTCTTGCGCTCCTCAACGGGTTCACGTTCTGGCAGCTTGGCGATAGTTTGACAGACCTCCAGCAAAACCTGTTTACCGTGTTTAACTTTATCTTTATCGCACCGGGTATTATCGCGCAGCTTCAGCCGCTGTTTATTGATCGAAGGGATATTTATGAAGCGAGGGAGAAAAAGAGCAAGATGTATCACTGGGCGCCCTTCGTTACTGGGCTGATTGTGTCGGAGGTTCCGTATTTGCTGATTTGTGCGGTGTTGTATTATGTTTGTTGGTACTTCACTGCTGGGCTGCCAACTGGTGCTGGACATGCCGGTAGTGTCTTCTTTGTCGTG GTTATGTACGAAGGTCTGTATACTGGCATCGGTCAGATGATCGCTGCATATACTCCCAACGCGGTCTTTGCGTCGCTCGTCAATCCTCTCGTCATCACCACTCTCGTCTCGTTCTGCGGCGTGATGATCCCTTACAGTCAGATTGTAGAATTTTGGCGGTACTG GATGTACTACATTGATCCCTTCAACTACCTCATGAGCTCGCTCTTGATGTTCACGACATGGGACAAGCCCGTCCACTGCAAACCCCACGAACTCGCCGTATTCGACCCCCCTTCCAACACCACCTGCGGCGACTATCTCTCTGACTATCAGAACGGTATGGGCAAGACCACCAACCTCCTCAACCCGGATGCATTCGCAGATTGTCAAGTCTGTCAATATACCTCGGGCGCAGACTACCTCCGAACATTAAACCTCAAGGAAGAATACTACGGTTGGCGAAACGCCGGTATTGTCGTTGTGTTTGTGATTGGTTTCTATGGGCTTGTGTATGTCATGATGAAGCTCAGGACCAAGGCTACCAAAAAGGCCGAGTCTTAA
- a CDS encoding related to 1-acyldihydroxyacetone-phosphate reductase, whose translation MSNKPTALITGCSEGGAGHALALEFAAKGYRVFATARSTKSLAGLQEKGIELLTLDVTNSESISALKDEITKRTGGKLDILFNNAGMMYEAPAIEADKDQVQNMFKTNVFGLFDMVQAFTPLLIASVAGSKTTPTIINTASIVARVPYYFTAQYNATKAAVASYSDTLRLELAPLGIKVITLYMGVVATHLTSPDKKLLSPDSIFIDAEEGLRERSRLHLKNGTKPEEFARSVVKDVLKNKTALSKGEYIWQGANAYVVWLLNAIGWRKIFDGISEGGVGLTKDVKQAIYKKGQSSLPKDS comes from the exons ATGTCCAACAAGCCGACAGCTCTGATTACTGG CTGCTCTGAGGGCGGAGCCGGGCATGCCCTCGCTCTAGAATTCGCAGCCAAAGGCTATCGAGTCTTTGCGACCGCTCGATCCACCAAATCGCTCGCAGGCCTTCAAGAAAAAGGCATCGAGCTTCTGACGCTTGACGTGACCAACTCGGAGAGTATATCTGCTCTCAAGGACGAGATAACAAAGCGAACGGGAGGCAAGTTGGATATTCTGTTTAATAATGCTGGAATGA TGTACGAGGCCCCCGCCATCGAAGCCGACAAGGATCAAGTCCAGAACATGTTCAAGACCAACGTCTTTGGTCTCTTCGACATGGTCCAGGCCTTCACCCCACTGCTCATCGCATCGGTCGCCGGGTCAAAAACGACACctaccatcatcaacacagcGTCGATTGTAGCGCGTGTACCTTATTATTTTACCGCCCAGTATAACGCCACTAAAGCAGCAGTAGCCTCCTACTCTGACACACTACGTCTTGAACTTGCTCCCCTCGGCATCAAGGTCATCACTCTGTATATGGGAGTAGTTGCAACACATCTCACGTCACCcgacaagaagcttctttctcctgATAGTATCTTCATTGATGCCGAGGAAGGTCTGCGTGAGAGATCTAGACTTCATCTGAAGAATGGTACCAAGCCCGAGGAGTTCGCACGGTCGGTGGTGAAGGATGTGTTAAAGAACAAGACAGCTTTGAGCAAAGGGGAGTATATCTGGCAAGGAGCTAATGCATATGTTGTTTGGCTTCTTAATGCCATTGGATGGAGAAAGATTTTTGATGGGATCTCCGAAGGAGGCGTTGGGCTTACCAAGGATGTGAAGcaggcaatatataagaaaggtCAGAGCAGTCTGCCAAAGGATAGTTAG
- a CDS encoding probable urease: MHYSPREVEKLLFSQAGRLAQRRLAHGKKLNHLESTALIATVLQEIIHNEDYSVADLMKLGKGILGRRHVHPSVVGTLKQMQVEGTLKTGTHLITIHDPISTDDGDLKMALYGSSLPVPSHDLFPATNESDFHPLAMPGAIHPADTGDIILNPGRDRVRLTVTNKGTRAVHIGSHFHFMETNPDLDFDREKAYGYHLDLPAGEFLRFEPKEPKTVTLVQIGGSRIIQGGSGYAKGPVDPSNVQKILHQLQQAGYRHSPEESTRLETFQPCSISREKYASTYGPTTGDLIRLGSTDLWVKLEKDYTSYGDECTLGCGKTIRDGMGAASGRSDADCLDLAVINAVIIDWTGIFKADIGVKNGTIAGIGKAGNPATMDGVSDNMVIGSNTDIIDAGGKIVTAGGIDTHVHNICPQQAFEAISSGITTLFGGGTGPSTSSTAVNGTASKKYIRQMMQACDQLPLNFGLVGKGSDSERVGLLDQIKAGVIALKLHEDFGCTPSTIDNCLDVCEEQDIQCHIHTDGLNEAGFLEHTAAIFKGRSIHVYHVEGAGGGHAPDVIKLVAYPNVLPSSTTPTMPFTTNTIDEHIDMAANCHRLSKDNPDDASFLKNRIREETISAEDILHDIGAISIMSSDSQAMGRSAEVLTCTWKAAHKNKVQRGPLDEDKDTGADNYRVKRYISKYTINPAITQGISHAVGSVEAGKLADLVIWDPAEFGTKPFQVLKKGFITYVQMGDPNGAVADVEPLIGRPMYGALHPESSVMFVSQASIAKGGDVHSYGLRKQIEIVKNCRTVKKRDLKYNSATPKVEVDPETLVVTCDGKELRSEPASSLPLTRQSFLY; this comes from the exons ATGCACTATTCGCCTCGCGAG gttgagaagcttctcttttctcaggCCGGTCGTCTTGCACAGAGGCGTCTGGCCCACGGAAAGAAGCTGAATCATCTCGAATCTACT GCTCTCATCGCTACTGTTCTCCAAGAA ATCATTCATAACGAAGATTACTCTGTCGCGGATCTCATGAAACTCGGCAAGGGGATTTTGGGTCGACGACATGTCCACCCTTCTGTCGTGGGCACGCTCAAGCAGATGCAGGTTGAAGGAACCTTGAAGACGGGAACTCACTTGATCACTATTCACGACCCAATTAGCACTGATGATGGTGACTTGAAGATGGCTCTGTATGGAAGCTCCCTCCCAGTTCCTTCTCACGACTTGTTCCCCGCTACTAATGAATCGGATTTCCATCCGTTGGCCATGCCAGGCGCGATTCATCCAGCGGACACTGGAGACATCATTCTCAATCCAGGCCGCGACCGAGTCAGACTCACCGTCACGAACAAGGGCACTCGAGCTGTCCAT ATCGGCTCTCACTTTCACTTCATGGAAACAAACCCTGATCTCGACTTCGACCGCGAGAAAGCCTACGGCTATCACCTCGATCTTCCGGCTGGAGAGTTTCTGCGCTTTGAACCGAAGGAACCGAAGACAGTGACTCTCGTTCAAATTGGAGGTTCTAGGATCATCCAAGGCGGAAGTGGCTACGCCAAAGGTCCTGTCGATCCCAGCAACGTTCAGAAGATCTTACATCAACTGCAACAAGCCGGGTACCGACACTCGCCTGAAGAATCAACGAGACTTGAGACATTTCAGCCTTGCTCGATCAGTAGGGAGAAGTATGCCTCTACATATGGTCCCACGACAGGTGATCTTATCCGTCTGGGCTCAACTGACCTCTGGGTCAAACTCGAGAAAGATTATACGTCTTATGGCGATGAGTGCACGCTAGGCTGCGGAAAGACTATCCGAGATGGCATGGGAGCTGCAAGCGGCCGCTCTGACGCGGAttgtcttgacttggctgtCATCAACGCCGTCATCATTGACTGGACTGGCATTTTCAAGGCTGACATTGGTGTCAAGAATGGTACCATTGCTGGCATTGGAAAGGCTGGTAACCCAGCAACGATGGATGGTGTTTCTGATAACATGGTAATTGGATCGAACACCGACATCATTGACGCTGGTGGTAAGATCGTCACCGCTGGTGGAATTGACACGCATGTCCACAATATTTGTCCACAGCAGGCATTCGAGGCCATCTCATCCGGCATCACGACACTCTTTGGGGGAGGAACCGGTCCAAG TACATCTTCTACAGCAGTCAACGGCACCGCGAGTAAGAAGTACATCCGACAAATGATGCAAGCGTGCGACCAACTTCCCCTTAACTTCGGCCTCGTCGGAAAAGGCAGCGACTCTGAAAGGGTCGGTCTTCTCGACCAGATCAAGGCTGGCGTTATCGCGCTGAAGCTGCATGAGGACTTTGGCTGCACGCCTTCAACAATCGACAACTGCTTGGA CGTCTGCGAAGAACAGGACATCCAATGCCATATCCACACCGACGGTCTCAACGAAGCAGGCTTCCTCGAACACACCGCAGCAATCTTCAAAGGGCGTAGCATTCACGTTTATCATGTTGAAGGCGCGGGAGGAGGCCATGCGCCAGACGTGATCAAGCTAGTCGCCTATCCCAACGTCCTCCCTAGCAGCACGACCCCAACCATGCCTTTTACGACCAACACCATCGACGAGCATATTGACATGGCCGCCAACTGCCATCGCCTGTCAAAGGATAACCCCGATGACGCTTCGTTCCTTAAGAACCGCATCAGGGAGGAGACAATCTCAGCCGAGGATATTCTTCATGACATTGGGGCAATCAGTATCATGTCATCTGACTCGCAAGCTATGGGTCGATCAGCAGAGGTGCTGACATGCACTTGGAAAGCAGCGCATAAGAACAAAGTCCAACGCGGACCATTGGACGAGGACAAAGATACAGGTGCAGATAACTACCGCGTCAAGCGGTATATCAGCAAGTATACCATCAATCCTGCGATCACCCAAGGAATAAGCCACGCCGTTGGTAGTGTTGAGGCTGGGAAACTGGCCGACCTGGTAATCTGGGACCCCGCTGAGTTTGGAACCAAGCCTTTCCAGGTTTTGAAGAAGGGTTTCATTACATATGTACAAATG GGTGACCCCAACGGAGC CGTAGCAGACGTCGAACCTTTGATCGGTCGACCGATGTATGGA GCTCTACATCCCGAATCGAGTGTTATGTTTGTATCACAAGCAAGCATCGCAAAAGGCGGCGACGTTCATTCGTATGGCCTCAGGAAACAGATTGAGATTGTTAAGAACTGCCGAACTGTAAAGAAGCGTGATCTCAAGTATAACAGCGCGACACCAAAGGTTGAGGTAGACCCTGAGACTCTG GTTGTTACTTGCGATGGAAAGGAACTCAGGTCTGAGCCGGCGAGCTCTCTGCCTCTGACGAGACAATCGTTCTTGTATTAG